One region of Culex pipiens pallens isolate TS chromosome 2, TS_CPP_V2, whole genome shotgun sequence genomic DNA includes:
- the LOC120432537 gene encoding fasciclin-3 isoform X4 — protein MVDKQQFFLPCFVVCAIFSAIISAQSQIRVDTDPAQVVVTENQRNVSLMCRVGRPIQFCTFTLPSSSQQVALTPGQPAANGLQYFGEGYQKGQCGVTIDRITTAHNGQVKCSVFVDGLSAEGLIDVVVAVSPSQPTIQLEPETTYFEAGKQITAHCVTTGGNPDPQLAWFLENDPIYDGVDKQQDFEQDGTTGTALTLRRIINGNDNGKRLICQARHLAYPEGSSQTSLQLAVSFPPLYLPEHTIHGLTLGRTVDVTLVIEANPKPRTHWTVDGVGIEEGTEQDRFAARVPEQLESGAYNVTLTIAGLTLEDLTKKYTLRASNDFGVQDYTVMLSSLDAEVDESGGVGIGGIIGIVLAALIVLAAVALILVARATGRWCFRGASLNTDIGPDSEAQIAPHSHEDLHDEKLQQQNPAVHYGEGDEKSAATTDSAKPAAEKDAKEKNGGTKQENGKKHENGKADKTNTPV, from the exons CCATTATCAGCGCACAGTCACAAATCCGGGTGGACACCGATCCAGCCCAGGTGGTGGTCACCGAGAATCAGCGAAATGTTAGCCTCATGTGCCGCGTCGGACGGCCGATTCAGTTTTGCAC ATTCACCCTGCCCAGTTCGAGCCAACAGGTGGCGTTGACGCCGGGCCAGCCGGCGGCCAACGGGCTGCAGTACTTTGGCGAAGGTTACCAGAAGGGCCAGTGCGGCGTCACGATAGACCGGATAACGACGGCCCACAACGGCCAGGTCAAGTGTTCGGTGTTTGTGGACGGCCTCAGCGCCGAGGGGCTGATCGATGTTGTCGTGGCAG tgtcCCCGTCACAGCCAACAATTCAGTTGGAACCGGAGACCACCTACTTTGAAGCTGGAAAGCAGATCACCGCTCATTGCGTGACCACCGGAGGAAATCCGGATCCCCAGCTCGCCTGGTTCTTGG aaAATGACCCAATCTACGACGGCGTCGACAAGCAGCAGGACTTTGAACAGGACGGAACCACGGGAACCGCGCTGACCCTGCGCCGCATCATCAACGGTAACGACAACGGCAAGCGACTCATCTGCCAGGCCAGACACCTTGCTTACCCCGAGGGATCCTCGCAGACCAGCCTGCAGTTGGCCGTTTCTT TCCCCCCACTGTACCTGCCAGAGCACACCATCCATGGGCTGACCCTCGGACGTACCGTCGATGTTACGCTAGTCATCGAAGCTAACCCCAAGCCGCGCACCCACTGGACCGTCGACGGAGTCGGCATCGAGGAGGGCACGGAACAGGATCGATTCGCGGCGCGAGTGCCTGAGCAACTG GAATCCGGCGCGTACAACGTCACGCTGACCATCGCCGGCCTCACGCTGGAGGACCTCACGAAAAAGTACACCCTCCGAGCGTCCAACGACTTTGGCGTGCAGGACTACACCGTGATGCTGAGCTCGCTGGACGCCGAGGTGGACGAGTCGGGCGGCGTCGGCATCGGTGGCATCATTGGCATTGTCCTGGCGGCGCTGATCGTGCTGGCCGCCGTTGCGCTCATCCTGGTTGCGCGGGCCACCGGCAGATGGTGCTTCCGAG GTGCGTCCCTAAACACCGACATCGGGCCCGACTCGGAGGCGCAAATCGCCCCGCACTCGCACGAGGACCTCCACGACGAGAAGCTGCAGCAGCAAAATCCGGCCGTCCACTACGGCGAGGGGGATGAGAAGAGCGCGGCGACGACGGATTCGGCCAAGCCGGCGGCGGAAAAGGACGCCAAGGAGAAGAACGGTGGAACGAAGCAGGAGAACGGCAAGAAGCACGAAAATGGAAAGGCCGACAAGACGAACACGCCGGTGTAA
- the LOC120432537 gene encoding fasciclin-3 isoform X3: MVDKQQFFLPCFVVCAIFSAIISAQSQIRVDTDPAQVVVTENQRNVSLMCRVGRPIQFCTFTLPSSSQQVALTPGQPAANGLQYFGEGYQKGQCGVTIDRITTAHNGQVKCSVFVDGLSAEGLIDVVVAVSPSQPTIQLEPETTYFEAGKQITAHCVTTGGNPDPQLAWFLENDPIYDGVDKQQDFEQDGTTGTALTLRRIINGNDNGKRLICQARHLAYPEGSSQTSLQLAVSFPPLYLPEHTIHGLTLGRTVDVTLVIEANPKPRTHWTVDGVGIEEGTEQDRFAARVPEQLESGAYNVTLTIAGLTLEDLTKKYTLRASNDFGVQDYTVMLSSLDAEVDESGGVGIGGIIGIVLAALIVLAAVALILVARATGRWCFRGKSTSTSTSNARIGETDTVDDRGAGEQLLHTNNNATTAAGATTLSEAESSPERTPVDRVYQETTVPILRPRNLRNPDLLQQVAVDGPRDSITTCSIYSGDSVLYGDPNQVGLPPVAAKRNHWMPVQQRELLEKQANLLMTGANVRRKRETEIF; the protein is encoded by the exons CCATTATCAGCGCACAGTCACAAATCCGGGTGGACACCGATCCAGCCCAGGTGGTGGTCACCGAGAATCAGCGAAATGTTAGCCTCATGTGCCGCGTCGGACGGCCGATTCAGTTTTGCAC ATTCACCCTGCCCAGTTCGAGCCAACAGGTGGCGTTGACGCCGGGCCAGCCGGCGGCCAACGGGCTGCAGTACTTTGGCGAAGGTTACCAGAAGGGCCAGTGCGGCGTCACGATAGACCGGATAACGACGGCCCACAACGGCCAGGTCAAGTGTTCGGTGTTTGTGGACGGCCTCAGCGCCGAGGGGCTGATCGATGTTGTCGTGGCAG tgtcCCCGTCACAGCCAACAATTCAGTTGGAACCGGAGACCACCTACTTTGAAGCTGGAAAGCAGATCACCGCTCATTGCGTGACCACCGGAGGAAATCCGGATCCCCAGCTCGCCTGGTTCTTGG aaAATGACCCAATCTACGACGGCGTCGACAAGCAGCAGGACTTTGAACAGGACGGAACCACGGGAACCGCGCTGACCCTGCGCCGCATCATCAACGGTAACGACAACGGCAAGCGACTCATCTGCCAGGCCAGACACCTTGCTTACCCCGAGGGATCCTCGCAGACCAGCCTGCAGTTGGCCGTTTCTT TCCCCCCACTGTACCTGCCAGAGCACACCATCCATGGGCTGACCCTCGGACGTACCGTCGATGTTACGCTAGTCATCGAAGCTAACCCCAAGCCGCGCACCCACTGGACCGTCGACGGAGTCGGCATCGAGGAGGGCACGGAACAGGATCGATTCGCGGCGCGAGTGCCTGAGCAACTG GAATCCGGCGCGTACAACGTCACGCTGACCATCGCCGGCCTCACGCTGGAGGACCTCACGAAAAAGTACACCCTCCGAGCGTCCAACGACTTTGGCGTGCAGGACTACACCGTGATGCTGAGCTCGCTGGACGCCGAGGTGGACGAGTCGGGCGGCGTCGGCATCGGTGGCATCATTGGCATTGTCCTGGCGGCGCTGATCGTGCTGGCCGCCGTTGCGCTCATCCTGGTTGCGCGGGCCACCGGCAGATGGTGCTTCCGAG gCAAATCAACTTCCACGTCGACAAGCAATGCCAGAATAGGAGAAAC CGATACCGTTGACGATCGTGGTGCTGGGGAACAATTACTACACACAAACAACAATGCGACCACCGCCGCCGGCGCGACGACCCTGTCCGAGGCCGAATCGTCCCCGGAACGGACTCCCGTCGATCGGGTGTACCAGGAGACCACGGTTCCAATCTTGCGTCCGCGAAACCTCCGCAATCCGGATCTGCTCCAGCAGGTGGCGGTTGATGGGCCACGGGACAGCATCACCACGTGCAGCATTTACTCGGGCGATTCCGTGCTGTACGGAGATCCGAACCAGGTCGGGTTGCCCCCGGTGGCGGCTAAACGGAACCACTGGATGCC